The Hirundo rustica isolate bHirRus1 chromosome 24, bHirRus1.pri.v3, whole genome shotgun sequence genome includes a window with the following:
- the LOC120762779 gene encoding glutathione S-transferase Mu 3-like, translating into MAVLGYWDIRGLAHAIRLLLEHTETPYEDKLYSCGEAPDYDKSQWTNEKEKLGLDFPNLPYFIDGPTKLTQSNAILRYIARKHNMCGETEEEILRVDMLENQIMDFRMSLVMVCYNPDFEKLKPGYLEQLPGKLKLFSNFLGDRKWFVGEKLTFVDFLMFDVLDQNRIFEPKCLEPFKNLKDFMDRFGALEKVAAYLKSSRFQKMPINNKMAKWGNKKL; encoded by the exons ATGGCGGTGTTGGGGTACTGGGACATCCGCGGG CTCGCCCACGCCATCcgcctgctcctggagcacacGGAGACGCCCTACGAGGACAAGCTGTACAGCTGTGGGGAAG CTCCCGACTACGATAAGAGCCAATGGACCAACGAGAAGGAGAAGCTGGGGCTTGACTTCCCCAAC CTCCCGTATTTCATCGATGGCCCCACCAAGCTGACGCAGAGCAACGCCATCCTGCGCTACATCGCCCGCAAGCACAACATGT GTGGTGAGACAGAGGAGGAGATCCTGCGTGTGGACATGCTGGAGAACCAGATCATGGATTTCCGCATGAGCCTTGTCATGGTTTGCTACAACCCCGACTTT gAGAAGCTCAAGCCGGGCtacctggagcagctcccggggAAGCTGAAGCTCTTCTCCAACTTCTTGGGGGACAGGAAGTGGTTTGTGGGGGAGAAG CTGACCTTCGTAGACTTCCTGATGTTCGACGTGCTGGATCAGAACCGCATCTTTGAGCCCAAGTGCCTGGAGCCCTTCAAGAACCTCAAGGACTTCATGGACCGCTTTGGG GCTCTGGAGAAGGTGGCTGCCTACCTGAAGTCCAGCCGTTTCCAGAAGATGCCCATCAACAACAAGATGGCCAAGTGGGGCAACAAGAAGTTGTAG